Proteins encoded in a region of the Flavobacteriales bacterium genome:
- a CDS encoding T9SS type A sorting domain-containing protein, translating to MKNFITYPILVLVLFFNKSFFAQYDTIQYLPPIYIANAIKNSGNNIKNHFLVLSTVESNSFNVTLRDGSGALFTGYTVQSGTQASPGVLTISRTNPARIKFNGTGVNVHGIVSRSSLNATLATDGLYFEASKPFFANIRHQANSQAGSLTTKGSSGLGTDFFVGFQNMKNSSSSVNTHESHFFSVMATEDNTAVTFTNFKPGTTFYGRGIDHSTSPATATDTTIFLNQGESFVQAQEKYLMPSYSTTNNYNGIRIIADKKIAVNSGSLLAVQDGNGRDIGMDQIAPSRLAGTKYGVIKGNGNTSREKVIVVATESGTTTLATSNGNVTINGLGGYKILNGSYWNTVNSPSVGSAHSNMVFTSDKPVMVYHTTFGANAGNASSLNIIPPVADCIGSDSIYVANALQFGSSSKINIISKVGSTIQIEDENGNNLLTIPSSAGNNFAGSSLGTHLSTSFSIPSGVSDVFVHGDDKFSLGFFGASGVAGGAGYMSSFSLTDVEFDNSASILLNNGGELKVDLCEVNSANLGVESPGIYSDFQWYKDEIAINGATNSSLTVNTKGNYYVKATYCSFDIAATTINVDHFGTYGNQGISTLESSFDATSFDGAGNGFNVSTWVDNGKHANNATASNGPTVTNGFNSLSNGQGNAYGRNKYFSDKNYTSGLQFDRNNGNYLKTNNTLTALNGTNNFSFVIVVKDDNTQNNNAIWSLSNEATAPRLIKENGGYRFVQGTISAPSITGNINTNTSLYHVISGVYDGTAITLYADGKKGVSSNSTALLSVLSEMIIGGGAEGTNEFFDGLILGTSVFNIALTDAERQIVESSYALKYGISLDETNDETTLNDGDYISSFGTVIWDYSANSGFHNQVAGIGYDECGKINQKQATSVEGDILTIGLGTLTNFNSANTSNFTNDDSFFIWGNNDEEEDSFQVTDFGTSVNGETMQGRMKRVWKGQETGTVNQLTLKFDLSKVGNGAGGIGTNDLSKVRLLVDSDALFAFGATSIAPTTYNQTTGIVEFAHNFNASTGFFFTLGTVDVGSAALPVELTYFDAVLIENEVELSWETVTEINNDYFIVERSADAENWEFIGEVEGAGNSVENLYYSLVDEKPLKGTSYYRLKQVDFDFNHTYSNIEVVENNTANFSLTAYPNPTKQNIRINMDFIEEYEIELLNNIGQKIAVNYNENNGGINLYMQDLPEGLYFVNVKVDGTTQVLKVVKE from the coding sequence ATGAAAAATTTTATCACTTACCCAATTTTAGTCTTGGTGCTGTTTTTTAACAAGTCCTTTTTTGCGCAATACGATACTATTCAGTATTTGCCGCCTATATATATCGCAAATGCGATTAAGAATAGTGGAAATAATATAAAAAACCACTTTTTAGTTTTATCAACTGTAGAGAGCAATAGTTTTAATGTTACACTCAGAGATGGTTCAGGAGCTTTATTTACAGGGTATACTGTTCAATCTGGAACACAAGCTTCTCCAGGGGTATTGACCATCTCAAGAACGAATCCCGCTAGGATTAAATTTAATGGAACAGGAGTCAATGTTCATGGTATCGTTTCTCGTTCTTCGTTGAACGCAACATTAGCAACAGATGGATTATACTTTGAAGCCTCAAAACCATTTTTTGCCAATATCAGACATCAAGCAAATTCTCAAGCAGGGTCCTTAACAACAAAAGGAAGTTCTGGGTTGGGAACTGATTTTTTTGTTGGATTTCAAAATATGAAGAATTCTTCTTCAAGTGTAAATACACATGAATCTCATTTTTTCTCTGTAATGGCTACAGAAGATAATACAGCTGTTACATTTACTAACTTTAAGCCAGGAACTACATTTTATGGAAGAGGAATAGATCATAGCACTTCACCTGCAACAGCGACTGATACTACGATTTTTTTGAACCAGGGAGAGTCGTTTGTTCAAGCACAAGAAAAATACCTAATGCCAAGTTATTCTACGACCAACAATTATAATGGAATTAGAATTATTGCAGATAAAAAAATTGCTGTTAACAGTGGAAGTCTGTTAGCTGTTCAAGATGGAAATGGGAGAGATATTGGAATGGATCAAATTGCTCCTAGCCGTTTGGCAGGAACGAAATATGGAGTGATTAAAGGTAATGGAAATACATCAAGAGAAAAAGTAATTGTTGTAGCTACAGAAAGTGGTACAACAACACTTGCGACATCAAATGGTAACGTAACGATTAACGGATTGGGGGGATATAAAATATTAAATGGATCCTATTGGAATACCGTTAATTCACCATCAGTGGGTAGTGCTCACAGTAATATGGTATTTACAAGCGATAAGCCTGTTATGGTTTACCATACAACTTTTGGTGCAAATGCAGGAAACGCAAGCAGTTTAAATATTATACCGCCAGTTGCAGATTGTATTGGTTCTGATTCAATATATGTTGCTAATGCGCTACAATTTGGAAGCAGCTCTAAAATTAATATCATTAGTAAAGTAGGAAGTACCATACAAATCGAAGATGAAAATGGTAACAACCTTTTAACAATTCCGAGTTCAGCTGGTAATAATTTTGCTGGTTCAAGCTTAGGCACTCATTTATCAACATCTTTTTCAATTCCTTCAGGTGTTTCAGATGTTTTTGTTCATGGTGATGATAAATTTTCGTTAGGTTTTTTTGGTGCAAGTGGAGTTGCAGGTGGAGCAGGGTATATGAGTTCTTTTTCATTAACTGACGTAGAGTTTGATAATTCAGCTTCTATTTTATTAAACAATGGAGGGGAGCTTAAAGTAGATTTATGTGAAGTGAATTCAGCAAATTTAGGGGTTGAAAGTCCAGGAATATATTCTGACTTTCAATGGTATAAAGATGAGATAGCTATCAACGGAGCCACAAACTCATCATTAACTGTAAATACCAAAGGAAATTATTACGTAAAAGCCACTTATTGTTCATTTGATATTGCTGCAACTACAATAAATGTTGATCATTTTGGAACTTATGGAAACCAAGGAATTAGTACTTTAGAATCTTCTTTTGATGCCACAAGTTTTGATGGAGCAGGAAATGGTTTCAATGTTTCAACTTGGGTAGATAATGGTAAACACGCCAATAATGCTACAGCTTCAAATGGACCAACAGTTACCAATGGATTTAATTCACTTTCAAATGGGCAGGGGAATGCTTATGGAAGAAATAAATATTTTTCGGATAAAAATTATACATCAGGATTACAATTCGATAGAAATAACGGAAACTATTTAAAAACGAATAATACGCTTACAGCTCTAAATGGAACCAATAACTTTAGTTTTGTAATTGTAGTTAAAGATGATAATACCCAAAACAACAACGCTATCTGGTCATTGTCCAATGAAGCTACAGCACCTAGATTAATTAAAGAAAATGGAGGGTATCGATTTGTTCAAGGAACTATAAGTGCTCCTAGTATAACTGGGAATATTAACACTAATACTAGTTTATATCATGTTATTTCTGGAGTATACGACGGAACGGCTATTACCTTATATGCTGATGGAAAAAAAGGAGTAAGCTCAAATAGTACAGCATTACTTTCTGTCCTTTCTGAAATGATTATTGGAGGCGGAGCTGAGGGAACTAATGAGTTCTTTGATGGACTAATATTGGGAACATCGGTGTTCAATATAGCTTTAACTGATGCAGAAAGACAAATCGTAGAATCATCATATGCGTTAAAATATGGAATTTCTTTAGATGAAACAAATGATGAAACGACATTGAATGATGGTGATTATATTTCTTCTTTTGGAACAGTAATTTGGGATTATTCTGCTAATAGTGGATTTCATAATCAAGTTGCAGGTATAGGTTATGATGAGTGTGGTAAAATCAATCAAAAGCAAGCCACTTCTGTAGAGGGAGATATTTTGACAATAGGTTTAGGAACATTAACCAATTTCAATAGTGCAAATACTTCTAATTTTACGAACGACGACTCTTTCTTTATTTGGGGAAATAATGATGAAGAGGAGGATTCTTTCCAAGTTACTGATTTTGGAACTTCGGTAAATGGAGAAACAATGCAGGGTAGAATGAAAAGAGTGTGGAAAGGACAAGAAACAGGAACTGTTAATCAATTAACATTAAAGTTTGATTTAAGTAAAGTAGGTAATGGAGCAGGAGGGATTGGTACCAACGATTTAAGTAAGGTGAGATTATTGGTAGATAGCGATGCATTATTTGCCTTTGGAGCGACATCAATCGCACCTACAACATATAATCAAACTACTGGAATTGTAGAATTTGCTCATAATTTCAATGCTTCAACAGGTTTCTTCTTTACGTTGGGAACAGTTGATGTAGGGAGCGCTGCTTTACCTGTTGAGTTAACTTATTTTGATGCTGTTTTGATAGAGAATGAAGTTGAATTGTCATGGGAAACCGTAACTGAGATTAATAACGATTATTTTATTGTTGAGCGTTCTGCTGATGCAGAAAACTGGGAGTTTATAGGAGAAGTTGAAGGAGCAGGAAATAGTGTAGAAAATTTATACTATAGCTTAGTTGACGAGAAACCGTTAAAAGGAACTTCTTATTATCGATTAAAACAAGTAGATTTTGATTTTAACCATACGTACTCTAATATAGAGGTTGTAGAGAATAATACTGCAAATTTTAGTTTAACAGCTTATCCAAATCCAACAAAACAAAATATTAGAATTAATATGGATTTTATTGAAGAGTATGAAATAGAATTATTGAATAATATTGGGCAAAAAATAGCGGTTAATTACAATGAAAATAATGGAGGAATTAATCTTTATATGCAGGATTTACCAGAAGGACTATA